One Endozoicomonas gorgoniicola DNA window includes the following coding sequences:
- the fabB gene encoding beta-ketoacyl-ACP synthase I, whose protein sequence is MKRVVITGIGITSCLGNTQDAVADSLKQGRSGIRFNESYAEQGFRSQVSGSVDIDLSEHIDRKTVRFMGSAAAYAYIAMKQAIEDAGLAEDQVSNPRTGLIAASGGASSENIVESADIMRSKGVKRVGPYRVTRTMGSTVSACLATPFKIKGVNYSITSACATSAHCIGNAVEQIQLGKQDIVFAGGGEEEHWTQTGLFDAMGALSTKYNDTPDKASRAYDADRDGFVIAGGGGMVVVEELEHALARGATIYAEIVGYGASSDGYDMVAPSGEGAIRCMKMALETVDGPVDYINTHGTSTPVGDVAELKALKEVFGNDMPTISSTKSLSGHSLGAAGVQEAIYCLLMMKHDFITASANVETVDPEAKGLPILVGDAKEQKLNRILSNSFGFGGTNACLVMQRYDS, encoded by the coding sequence ATGAAACGAGTTGTAATTACAGGGATCGGCATCACTTCCTGCCTGGGTAACACTCAGGACGCAGTGGCCGACTCTCTCAAGCAGGGACGTTCCGGCATTCGCTTCAACGAAAGTTATGCTGAGCAGGGATTCCGCAGTCAGGTGTCTGGCAGTGTTGACATTGACCTGAGCGAACACATTGACCGCAAAACCGTTCGCTTTATGGGCAGCGCCGCTGCCTATGCCTACATTGCCATGAAACAGGCGATTGAAGACGCTGGTCTGGCCGAAGACCAGGTCTCTAACCCACGAACCGGCCTGATTGCAGCCTCCGGCGGAGCCTCTTCCGAAAACATCGTTGAGTCTGCCGACATTATGCGCAGCAAAGGCGTTAAGCGTGTTGGCCCATACCGTGTGACCCGCACCATGGGCAGCACCGTTTCAGCCTGTCTGGCAACACCGTTCAAGATTAAGGGTGTTAACTACTCCATTACGTCTGCCTGTGCCACCAGCGCACACTGTATTGGCAACGCGGTAGAACAGATTCAACTGGGCAAACAGGATATTGTCTTTGCCGGTGGCGGTGAAGAAGAACACTGGACCCAGACCGGCCTGTTTGATGCCATGGGCGCGCTGAGTACCAAATATAATGACACACCGGACAAAGCTTCCCGGGCTTACGATGCTGACCGTGATGGTTTTGTTATTGCGGGCGGCGGCGGCATGGTGGTCGTTGAAGAACTGGAACATGCCCTGGCACGGGGCGCTACAATCTACGCGGAAATCGTCGGTTACGGTGCCTCCTCTGATGGTTATGACATGGTCGCCCCATCCGGTGAAGGCGCTATTCGCTGCATGAAGATGGCACTGGAAACCGTTGACGGTCCTGTTGACTACATCAACACCCACGGCACTTCAACTCCAGTGGGCGACGTTGCTGAGCTGAAAGCGCTGAAAGAAGTGTTTGGCAATGATATGCCTACCATCAGTTCCACCAAATCCCTCTCTGGTCACTCCCTGGGGGCTGCCGGCGTACAGGAAGCCATTTACTGCCTGCTGATGATGAAGCACGACTTTATCACCGCCTCAGCTAATGTTGAGACTGTCGATCCGGAAGCTAAAGGTCTGCCCATTCTGGTGGGAGACGCTAAAGAACAAAAGCTGAACCGCATCCTGTCTAACAGCTTCGGCTTTGGTGGCACAAACGCCTGTCTGGTGATGCAGCGCTACGATAGCTGA